The following coding sequences lie in one Bicyclus anynana chromosome 21, ilBicAnyn1.1, whole genome shotgun sequence genomic window:
- the LOC112054527 gene encoding RNA-binding protein 4.1 isoform X1, whose translation MVGQTKVFVGSLPQGSKPEELRKLFEHFGVVTECDIMNRCGFVHMQTEEQATAAIRDLHNSTFNGGVITVERGRIKERGQRGGRGGMGGGMRGTDRRGGIRGGPSRDAPYPSMRDRGTGGPMRGPPMGGMGVRNGGGYDRSVERAPLGGGYAGYGADDRYNGYGGEDRRGFALVDNRGARDPYAAQPPMYADERRTYAPPVDDMAAMYPDERRAPMYPDERDMMDRRPMSSGYERAPPRAAPMGNGDMYNRRAEPTMRVSTGAAAGYERDPYAQQYPPMGRYWEQPG comes from the exons ATGGTTGGG CAAACGAAAGTGTTCGTGGGTAGTTTGCCTCAGGGCTCGAAGCCGGAAGAGTTGAGGAAGTTGTTCGAGCACTTCGGAGTGGTGACAGAATGCGACATCATGAACAGATGCGGCTTCGTTCACATGCAGACCGAGGAGCAAGCCACCGCCGCTATCAGAGACTTGCACAACTCCACGTTCAACGGCGGCGTGATCACTGTGGAGCGGGGTCGGATCAAGGAGAGAGGTCAGAGGGGCGGCCGCGGCGGAATGGGTGGAGGCATGAGAGGGACCGACCGGCGGGGAGGGATTCGCGGCGGACCCTCGCGAGATGCGCCGTACCCTTCTATGCGCGACCGCGGCACTGGAGGGCCAATGCGAGGCCCTCCGATGGGCGGTATGGGTGTAAGGAACGGGGGAGGTTACGACCGAAGCGTGGAACGCGCGCCCTTGGGCGGCGGCTACGCTGGCTACGGAGCTGACGACAGGTACAACGGGTACGGCGGCGAGGACAGGCGGGGCTTCGCGCTCGTGGACAACCGCGGCGCTCGGGACCCGTACGCAGCCCAGCCACCTATGTACGCTGACGAGAGACGCACATATGCTCCACCAGTAGATGACATGGCAGCCATGTACCCTGACGAAAGACGCGCGCCAATGTACCCCGATGAGAGAGATATGATGGACCGTAGGCCCATGTCGTCGGGCTATGAGCGTGCGCCGCCGCGCGCTGCACCCATGGGCAATGGTGACATGTACAATAGAAGAGCTGAACCTACCAT GAGGGTCTCAACAGGAGCTGCAGCAGGCTATGAGAGGGACCCCTACGCACAACAGTACCCACCTATGGGACG
- the LOC112054527 gene encoding RNA-binding protein 4.1 isoform X2, producing the protein MVGQTKVFVGSLPQGSKPEELRKLFEHFGVVTECDIMNRCGFVHMQTEEQATAAIRDLHNSTFNGGVITVERGRIKERGQRGGRGGMGGGMRGTDRRGGIRGGPSRDAPYPSMRDRGTGGPMRGPPMGGMGVRNGGGYDRSVERAPLGGGYAGYGADDRYNGYGGEDRRGFALVDNRGARDPYAAQPPMYADERRTYAPPVDDMAAMYPDERRAPMYPDERDMMDRRPMSSGYERAPPRAAPMGNGDMYNRRAEPTMRVSTGAAAGYERDPYAQQYPPMGRW; encoded by the exons ATGGTTGGG CAAACGAAAGTGTTCGTGGGTAGTTTGCCTCAGGGCTCGAAGCCGGAAGAGTTGAGGAAGTTGTTCGAGCACTTCGGAGTGGTGACAGAATGCGACATCATGAACAGATGCGGCTTCGTTCACATGCAGACCGAGGAGCAAGCCACCGCCGCTATCAGAGACTTGCACAACTCCACGTTCAACGGCGGCGTGATCACTGTGGAGCGGGGTCGGATCAAGGAGAGAGGTCAGAGGGGCGGCCGCGGCGGAATGGGTGGAGGCATGAGAGGGACCGACCGGCGGGGAGGGATTCGCGGCGGACCCTCGCGAGATGCGCCGTACCCTTCTATGCGCGACCGCGGCACTGGAGGGCCAATGCGAGGCCCTCCGATGGGCGGTATGGGTGTAAGGAACGGGGGAGGTTACGACCGAAGCGTGGAACGCGCGCCCTTGGGCGGCGGCTACGCTGGCTACGGAGCTGACGACAGGTACAACGGGTACGGCGGCGAGGACAGGCGGGGCTTCGCGCTCGTGGACAACCGCGGCGCTCGGGACCCGTACGCAGCCCAGCCACCTATGTACGCTGACGAGAGACGCACATATGCTCCACCAGTAGATGACATGGCAGCCATGTACCCTGACGAAAGACGCGCGCCAATGTACCCCGATGAGAGAGATATGATGGACCGTAGGCCCATGTCGTCGGGCTATGAGCGTGCGCCGCCGCGCGCTGCACCCATGGGCAATGGTGACATGTACAATAGAAGAGCTGAACCTACCAT GAGGGTCTCAACAGGAGCTGCAGCAGGCTATGAGAGGGACCCCTACGCACAACAGTACCCACCTATGGGACG GTGGTGA